A segment of the Rattus rattus isolate New Zealand chromosome 4, Rrattus_CSIRO_v1, whole genome shotgun sequence genome:
aaatcgCATGACAAAACCGAATTTAAACATTCTCTCTCTACTAATCCATTCCTAAAGAGGATGttaaaaggaaaacttcaacacaaggagggtaactacacccaagaaaacacaagaaactaatcatttcacaccaaaaacaaaagaagagaaatatatacacatatacatgcacacacacatgtaggcacacacatacatgcacacacacatgttgtatGAGCAACAACGTAAAAAATCCTACTAGTCATTtgtatctctcaatatcaatggactcaattcaccaataaaaagatacaggctAACAGAAGGGATATGAACACAGAATCAATATTTCTTCTGTATACAAGAAGTACACCCCAGCAACAAatatagacactacctcagagtaaacggctgaaaataaattttccaagcaaacacaCTGAAGAAACAGTATGGAGTTTCTAATATCTAATAGAagagactttcaaccaaaagtaataaaaacagatGTGTAAGGACACTTCATgctaatcaaaggaaaaatccgccaagatgaaatctcaattttGAGCATCTATGCCCAAATACAATGAAAAACACATCAATTGAAGAgtcattactaaagctcaaatcatgcATCAAACCCCACACCATAAAATTTGGGGACTTCCACACCACACTCTCACCACTAGGCAtgtcatcaagacagaaactacacaaagaaacaatgaaataaacagaCATTTTAAGCCAAATAGATTtgacagacatctacagaacctTTCatgcaaacacaaataaatataccttcttctcagcacctcaaggagccttctgcaaaattgaccatataattgggcacaaagcaagcctcaacaaattcaagaagattgaaatactAGTGACTTAACAGCACaactaaaatctctagaacaaaaagaagcaaacacacccaagatgGCTAGGGAGCAAGAAATAGTCgatctcagggctgaaatcaatgaatTAGAAACATAGAGAATgagacaaagaatcaacaaaaccaccccacccacaaaactttgacTCAGAGTTTGTGGTGCCTAAAATTAatgcagggatggagcagagactaaaggaaaggcaaaCCAATAATGGATCCAACTCAAAACCAATCCCATGGGTAAACACTAATCCCTGagattattaatgatactcagttatgcaggaacctagtataactgtcttctgagaggctctacccagcagtggacagacacagatgcaaacacccacagccaaacattagacagagttTGGAGATACTTAGGATGAGTTCGGGGAAGGATCGAAGGCTTTGACTTAGATGGAAAtcacacaggaagaccaacagagtcaacaaacctggcCCCTTGTGTGCTCTCAGaatctgagccaccaaccaaagaacataaaaaGGCTGAACAGGgtccacacacaaataaatctgtagcagacaggcagctcagtcttcatgaatgccttgtctggactcagtgagagaaaatgtgcCCAATCTGGCAGATACTTAATGTGCCTGGCAGGGCAGGGTGATATCTTGGGTCCCCACCCTTTCACAGGAGAatcagaaggggatgggggagtgaCTCTATGATGAAGAGACCAAGAGGGGAACAgtgtttgagatgtaaataaactaaacaattttaataaataaatatcattaacAGTTAAACAGATGCTCAAACTAAAATTCGCTGTTACTCCCTAATCTTTAAAGTGCCACATTCTATAACTTGCAGGTGTTTGAAAGTATAGTACCTAAATCATATATACACAGGGAACAGAAAAGGGGAGCTCCTTAGGGAGAAAAAAGGAGgtaaacacagaaataagtaaGTGGATAGAATAACAGTAAGGATGCCTGAAAAGCCACGTGGAATCATACAATTAACTTTtgtctaacaaaacaaaacaaaacaaaaacaaaaaaaccacattaCATGTTTCCCCACATATATACctacaatatacatacatagttttAATGAACTTTCTTATCTGGGCTAATGGTACTCCTTCCATGATTCAAATGCCGCCTAAGAAAAACCCCAATGTCACATAGAAGAAGCCCTCTTTTCAGTTGTTAGCCAGGGATGTCCAAAAGATTTCCAAAACATGCACCTACGGCCATTGCCGTTGTTTACTCACCCCCACAGACATGGAAATACCTGTTGCTGAAGATAGAATGTTCTTCAGAAACGGGAATCAGGGACGCTTGAGGTTGAACTAATGTGAATAACCACTAGCTGAGGACTACTTTTCATGGTACGATAAGGCAGTATGAAAACTTTCAAAAGAAGGAGGCAGGCAAAGGTCCTACTCAGCTGTGATGACTATGAACAACACCAGTGATCAGCATGGCATTATAGCTCTAAAGACGTAGAAGTGGCATGCATTCCTTGCTGGTAACCAATAGCTCTCCAATTTGATTAAAGACCCACTCAATGAAAGGGAAGCCATACCTGGTATAGAAACCCAGATAACCACTCAGTCTCAGTGCTAGTGAAATCATGGTCACCGAATGAGAATCCACGACAACTAACTTATTaaaccagcacaatccctaacAGCAACCTATAAACATTTGTCCCTATATCCACAAACATACATAGTCTTCGCTGTCATCAAGGAAATTCCTCTTTGCAACTGATGAAGACTACCACCAAAaagccacaaccaatcaaaatgaagAGTTGTGGAGCCTACCTTAAATGGAAATACCTATAAAACACCCCTACACCTAAAGTTTGGTAACACCACAGAAGAGGGGATGGAAGGATAATAAGATCCAGCGGTTCAGGGACTTTTGATGTTTTGTCTGTTAGTAccatcagaagctacacccataaggCTCACTAATATGACTGCCCAAATATGAGCTTAACAAGGACACCAATGGACATGCAAAAGGACAAGGAAAAGGCCACTTCAACCCTGTACTGAAATCGTTAGGCAACTGAAGAAAGCAAATCTGGGAGAGGTGATCTTCTCTCAAGGAAGAGCACACCCACTTGTCTGTTGCCAATCCATAAGACCTCAAAACTTACATGCAAGTAAAATTATATCAACAGAACAGgctatgtgcatgcatatatgtgcatgcaaaaACAATTATGGAAATTAAGCAATGAATTTTGAGTAAAGTGGCAAGAGGCATGTGGGATGGTTGGAGAGAACAAGGTAAGGGAgaattgtaattatattataatctcaagaataaaatgagaagagacaaagaaaacagaatgacaTTTTTCtccctaatttttatttataagattGAGTCCAGTACTTAACCCTTTATCATCCTGATCTCTTTCGGGatatttccattgctgtgatttAACTGGAGAATGCTAATGCTGTGTATACTTGGGCATAAATCCTGGATTCATGTAGGCAACTTGTCTATATTTTTGCAAAGCAAATTCTGTGAGTCATCCTTTTCACGGCCCCCATCACTTCTTTGtttctcaggctgtagatgaTAGGATTGAGCATTGGGGTGAGAACTGTGTAGAAGACTGCAAGAATCTTATCCTCTGTTGGGGATCGGAGGGATCTTGGGCGTAGATAGGTGTAAGCAAATGGTGCATAGTAGAAAGTTACTACGGTGAGGTGGGTGCTACAGGTAGAATAGGCCTTCTTCTTCCCTGCCCCAGAATGCATGCGGTAGACAGCTAGGAAAACACGACCATAAGAACACACTATTCCAATGAATGGAAACACAAGAAAGAGGATTGTGCTCACAAACACTGTATACTCATAGACCCATGTGTCCATGCAAGCCAGAGTCAACATGGCAGGGACGTCACAGAAGAAATGGTTGATGGCTCTGGATCGGCAGTAAGGAATTTGGAGTGCATATCCAGTGTGAGCACAGGAATTAATTGAGCCCAGAACCCAAGCTCCTGTTATCATCATCACACAGACTCTTTTATTCATATGTGTGGCATAGTGGAGAGGAAAACAAATAGCCACATAACGGTCATAGGCCATTGATGCCAGCAAAAGGGTTTCTGCACCCCCAAAAGTCAAGAAGAGGAAGATCTGAAATCCACACCCAATGAAGGAGATGTACTTATTACCTAACAGAAAGTCAGACACCATTTTAGGGACAATGGTAGAGATGTAATTTAAGTCAATGAGAGAAAGCTGACTAAGTAAAAAATACATGGGTGTATGGAGATGTGAAtccaggaagatgaggaggatcATCGACAGGTTGCCAATCCAAGCTGTCAGGAAGACGACAACAATGAGAATGAAGAGGAATAGACCTATTTTTGAGGGTGGGAACAATCCCAATAAAATGAAACCTGTAAATGTTTGATTATAACTATCCATTGGgtgttcatttacattttcttagaAATGTGCAATAATCAATTATATTAAAGACAATCAAATAATGCAATTCATGATTTTCACCGGACTGAGATTGAGCATAACTGCTAAAAAAGGAATACATAGTGTACCTTGACTCTTCTTCTGTCTCATATAGAAATCTGGAGGAAACCAATGTATATGAAAAATATCTTAATAAGACTTGAGTTTGTATACAAATATTTCTATAATGGCCTTATTaaaactggatatttttattcctaaCAGTTGAGATATTATGAACATGAGACTCCACACTGCATGTTTGGAATCACTTTAAATGTCTAAAACACAGACCCATAGTTTAATACATTTTTCCAATCCGGATGACTCTTCTTTTGTCATAGCTTAGCCATAAGATACACGTGAAGATGTAACAGTTAATAGGATCAttgaaatttctatttctttctgacaCATGCCCTTCACATTAATAAAAAAGATCTTATAAAACACAAGtgtcattatttctttaaaagtctaTAGTACTTATTGACAATTTTCAACCAtacaaagtcattttctttttcttctgaatgCACATTGGGAACACTCTAACTAGACTCTGTCTGTGGACATCCACTCATCCCACAAAATGACCAAGTGTTGTGTCAGCCCCTTCTTGGAACCTCACAGagcacttttccttttttcttcactCCTTAATTTCCCTTCTTTTACCTAGAATATAAGGTAGAAATTTAAGCAGACACATTTATTACTTTTTCATCTTAGAATTAACTGGAATAATAAAGAAATGAGTACTGTGCATTTAAAACTAGGTAATATAAAGCAGAGGAATTATTACAAAAGAGGACGCAGGACCTTTCAGAGTTTGTTTCAGTCTTGTTAATGGACTAGATCAGTTTGCTAAATGCTAGGAGGGAAAAGGAATGCTGAGTCTTCAGGATGAGCATGAGAATGGTTCACGCTCCTCCAGAGAGATTGCTGTCAGCAGGAGACTTGGCATACTGGACTCAGAGAATGTGTGATATCCCTCTCTGTGCTAGAACCAAAGAATATCAGCCTGGGAACCTGCAGACTGAAGAGGGAGATACAGTACTTAGGaagatac
Coding sequences within it:
- the LOC116897792 gene encoding olfactory receptor 2L8-like, which codes for MDSYNQTFTGFILLGLFPPSKIGLFLFILIVVVFLTAWIGNLSMILLIFLDSHLHTPMYFLLSQLSLIDLNYISTIVPKMVSDFLLGNKYISFIGCGFQIFLFLTFGGAETLLLASMAYDRYVAICFPLHYATHMNKRVCVMMITGAWVLGSINSCAHTGYALQIPYCRSRAINHFFCDVPAMLTLACMDTWVYEYTVFVSTILFLVFPFIGIVCSYGRVFLAVYRMHSGAGKKKAYSTCSTHLTVVTFYYAPFAYTYLRPRSLRSPTEDKILAVFYTVLTPMLNPIIYSLRNKEVMGAVKRMTHRICFAKI